The Oscillatoria salina IIICB1 genome includes a window with the following:
- a CDS encoding DUF3134 domain-containing protein, producing MYNPSLRQEPRYEPASVIPLKQETSLLDWLESEGRLIARQDQEETDNNEDEEEIAELMDVEDSDDYDIDEDDEDLDDLD from the coding sequence ATGTATAATCCTTCCTTACGTCAAGAACCTCGTTACGAACCAGCGTCAGTAATTCCCCTCAAGCAAGAAACCTCGCTGCTTGACTGGTTAGAATCAGAAGGTCGTCTGATCGCTCGTCAAGATCAAGAAGAAACTGATAACAATGAAGACGAAGAAGAAATCGCGGAATTGATGGATGTAGAAGATTCCGACGACTACGATATCGATGAGGATGATGAGGATCTTGACGATCTTGATTAA
- the mraY gene encoding phospho-N-acetylmuramoyl-pentapeptide-transferase has product MIKFSWQEICGIFWCERIVDAKLFSRAALKPSGEALLILLGCLLSLLAVIFDATAGQFLGYEGSISLPLVICALLSGISGYVVIPILRRLKTGQHVREDGPQTHLKKAGTPTMGGVFFVPIAILVALFWTKFAPEVVAVSIVTIAYAAIGWIDDWQVLRRKSNKGISPRMKLLLQIVTAVVFCLWAFATQPASITTVNLPGNLILPLGLFFWAVAGFALVAETNATNLTDGVDGLAAGTGALALLGLGAIATSTSGSLTVFCACLAGGCLGFVIHNRNPAKVFMGDTGSLAIGGALAAVGILSQNLWGLFVVSGIFFVESLSVVAQVGYYKATKGPDGKGKRLLKMAPIHHHLELSGWSETQIVGAFYLINTALAALCLMFF; this is encoded by the coding sequence ATGATAAAGTTTAGCTGGCAAGAAATTTGCGGTATTTTTTGGTGTGAGAGAATTGTGGACGCAAAATTATTTTCCCGAGCAGCATTAAAGCCTTCTGGAGAAGCTTTACTAATCTTACTAGGCTGTCTTTTGAGCTTATTGGCAGTAATTTTTGATGCCACTGCTGGTCAATTTCTGGGTTACGAAGGTTCAATCAGTTTACCTCTCGTCATTTGTGCTTTGTTAAGTGGCATTTCTGGCTATGTAGTTATTCCCATCTTACGCAGGTTGAAAACAGGACAGCACGTTCGCGAGGACGGTCCTCAAACTCACTTGAAAAAAGCAGGCACTCCGACAATGGGCGGGGTGTTTTTTGTCCCCATAGCAATTTTAGTTGCTTTGTTCTGGACAAAATTTGCCCCCGAAGTAGTTGCTGTTTCGATTGTAACGATCGCCTACGCAGCAATAGGTTGGATCGACGACTGGCAAGTTTTGCGCCGCAAGTCGAATAAAGGTATTTCCCCTCGGATGAAACTGCTATTGCAAATCGTTACGGCGGTAGTATTTTGTCTTTGGGCTTTTGCGACTCAACCTGCAAGCATTACGACAGTTAATTTACCTGGTAATTTAATTTTGCCCTTGGGACTGTTTTTTTGGGCAGTAGCTGGCTTTGCGTTAGTTGCAGAAACCAATGCTACCAACTTAACCGATGGTGTAGATGGTTTAGCTGCTGGAACTGGCGCATTAGCTTTACTAGGGCTAGGCGCGATCGCTACCTCAACTTCTGGGAGTTTAACTGTTTTTTGTGCTTGTTTGGCTGGTGGCTGTCTCGGCTTTGTTATCCACAACCGTAACCCAGCAAAAGTATTTATGGGCGATACTGGTTCTTTAGCGATCGGAGGTGCTTTAGCCGCCGTCGGCATTCTCAGCCAAAATTTATGGGGTTTGTTTGTCGTCAGTGGCATTTTCTTCGTCGAGTCGCTATCAGTAGTTGCTCAAGTAGGCTATTACAAAGCTACCAAAGGACCTGACGGCAAAGGTAAGCGCTTGTTGAAAATGGCTCCGATTCACCACCATCTCGAACTTAGCGGTTGGTCTGAAACCCAGATAGTAGGCGCTTTTTACCTGATTAACACCGCCCTCGCTGCTTTGTGTTTGATGTTTTTTTAG